The DNA sequence AATTTACTTAATTCAGTGTATTCACCAGTAGGTCTTAATATATCATCTAATGATATTGATGAAATAGCTTTTGGAATAATGGCAGAAATATTGTTAGTAAAAAATAAAGGAGAACTTTCTCATAGAAAAGATAAGAAGTAAATATATACTTTTTATAAAGAGGTGTTGTAATTATGATTGATAGATATAATAGAAATATAGATAAACTTGTTATATCACTTAAAAAAGACTCTAATTTAAGTAATGAAGATATAAAATTTGTAGTTAGTGTCTTATCAGAACTAGGAGTAACTATAGTTGACTTAGAAGTAGAGGATTCTACCGATGAATTAAAGATTTATGATTTAATTCAGTTTTTTAAAAGCAAATGTAATATAGAGTATATCGGAATAATAACAGATGGATTTGGACTTAAAGATAAAATTAATAAACTTAAATCTTTAGGTCTTACTGATATAGGAATAAGACTTGAGTCTTTAAAGCAGTACAAGTATAAGAAGTTAAATCACAATATAAATATAAATGAAGTTTTAGAAACAATGGATAAAAGCATAAACTTAAGACTAAATACAAGAATAATTTGTACAGTAATTAATGATTTTAATGTTGATGAAATATTGGACTTTATAAATTTAACTAAATTATTACCTGTAGAAATTTCTTTTTCTGAACTAGTTCCAAAACCTGATTGTATAAAAT is a window from the Paraclostridium sordellii genome containing:
- a CDS encoding radical SAM protein yields the protein MIDRYNRNIDKLVISLKKDSNLSNEDIKFVVSVLSELGVTIVDLEVEDSTDELKIYDLIQFFKSKCNIEYIGIITDGFGLKDKINKLKSLGLTDIGIRLESLKQYKYKKLNHNININEVLETMDKSINLRLNTRIICTVINDFNVDEILDFINLTKLLPVEISFSELVPKPDCIKFFNKAYVNMNDIVDYIKDLDKLDYKGQRYKYYKLKDSRGIISIDTHNDSSVCTMCNEIILDEFGFLKPCIHSKLGINIEKYINKPLLFKEAIRQNIYKKDNKNLSFN